A part of Aspergillus flavus chromosome 1, complete sequence genomic DNA contains:
- a CDS encoding putative homeobox and C2H2 transcription factor, protein MEDASGFNSSQNFSQVTKPDDGPADGIDVPDMNFLTWPLEENAAFDWDALNAELLSASSDPNHEQWSQWIVSDPSEQAHMSSGFPINGDSTVPPPETQLNKTGAPAFIDQPTELYNPVPMRRGLTDVTQFLDGAYCPPHPCSYCRKHRLQCLIIRTTPANPNPITSCSSCVALFRECSLAIGEKRQPSGFETLAPAIGHLHGLRELSEDVAFADQMTIPEQENELDASMLDHARGRTEPKDSKQFVRKGARVLRAWFLQNQECPYPSEEQKSQLARQTGFSMKRISTWFANARRRQRQKMEFSGRPQINRAGSPMPTSQWTAMTPLERWQASPPEDDPVPESAIRDAIASSTAESSWSGLPSETNHLPTGSPSLNFDSASSSLFDSSVSGFGSRQSEASSDSISIAWSHQSPNDGALPFPIKPPRRHKRRSSHATEEYRYQCTFCPQCFKKKNDWTRHETSVHLSLESWICTPNLAELELTEPNPLACKFCPFSWPSQAHWEEHDFRVCAEKSMEQRSFTRKDHLWQHLRKFHSCTKTPIPDLDAWRLTRGDIRSRCGFCGLELGNWALRTNHLAGHFKEGVRMEQWEGDWGLDAEISSVLRNAVLPGKRGQGI, encoded by the coding sequence ATGGAAGATGCATCTGGATTTAATTCATCACAAAACTTCTCACAAGTCACTAAACCAGACGATGGGCCAGCCGATGGGATTGATGTGCCAGATATGAACTTCCTTACTTGGCCACTTGAGGAAAATGCTGCCTTCGACTGGGATGCACTCAACGCTGAGCTACTTAGCGCTTCTTCAGACCCGAACCATGAACAGTGGTCGCAATGGATAGTCTCCGATCCATCTGAACAAGCCCACATGTCATCAGGTTTTCCTATCAACGGCGACTCTACCGTGCCCCCGCCGGAAACCCAATTAAACAAGACCGGTGCTCCTGCATTTATTGATCAACCTACAGAATTATATAACCCCGTGCCTATGCGCCGGGGACTTACTGATGTAACTCAATTCCTGGATGGTGCTTATTGTCCTCCACATCCCTGTAGCTATTGTCGTAAGCACCGGTTGCAGTGCCTGATTATCCGGACTACTCCAGCGAATCCGAACCCAATCACGTCGTGCTCGAGCTGTGTGGCTTTATTCCGCGAATGCAGTCTGGCAATAGGAGAAAAACGCCAACCTTCTGGGTTTGAGACTCTCGCTCCAGCAATTGGCCATCTCCATGGTCTCCGGGAGCTGAGCGAAGATGTTGCTTTTGCGGACCAGATGACGATTCCGGAGCAAGAGAACGAGCTCGACGCCTCTATGCTAGATCATGCGAGAGGTAGAACTGAGCCGAAAGACTCCAAGCAGTTTGTCAGAAAAGGAGCCAGAGTCTTACGGGCATGGTTCCTTCAGAATCAGGAGTGTCCCTACCCATCCGAGGAACAAAAGTCGCAGCTTGCCCGTCAGACAGGCTTCTCTATGAAACGAATATCGACGTGGTTTGCCAATGCCCGTCGACGCCAAAGACAGAAAATGGAGTTCTCCGGTCGCCCTCAGATCAACCGAGCTGGTTCACCAATGCCCACTAGCCAGTGGACAGCGATGACACCCTTGGAGCGATGGCAGGCGTCTCCTCCAGAAGATGATCCAGTGCCTGAATCAGCGATTAGGGATGCCATCGCATCTTCCACGGCAGAGTCAAGCTGGAGTGGTTTACCATCTGaaaccaaccatctcccAACCGGATCACCATCACTGAACTTCGACTCGGCATCATCTTCCCTCTTCGACTCCTCAGTCTCAGGATTCGGGAGTAGACAATCAGAAGCGTCATCCGACAGCATATCCATAGCATGGAGTCATCAATCACCCAACGACGGCGCCTTGCCATTCCCTATCAAGCCACCCAGACGGCACAAACGCCGATCCTCACACGCTACCGAGGAATACCGGTACCAGTGCACATTCTGCCCACAAtgcttcaagaagaagaacgattGGACCCGTCACGAGACAAGTGTCCACCTCTCTTTAGAATCGTGGATATGTACACCGAACCTCGCAGAACTAGAATTGACCGAACCAAACCCGCTCGCGTGTAAGTTCTGCCCTTTCTCATGGCCTTCCCAAGCCCATTGGGAGGAGCACGACTTCCGCGTTTGTGCAGAGAAGTCAATGGAACAGCGGTCGTTCACTCGAAAAGACCATCTCTGGCAGCACCTACGCAAGTTCCATAGCTGCACGAAAACCCCAATTCCTGATCTTGATGCCTGGCGCTTGACGAGAGGTGATATACGAAGTCGTTGTGGATTCTGTGGTCTGGAACTCGGTAATTGGGCGTTAAGGACCAATCATTTAGCAGGGCATTTCAAAGAGGGCGTTCGAATGGAACAGTGGGAAGGTGACTGGGGGTTGGATGCCGAAATATCCAGTGTCTTGAGGAATGCGGTGTTGCCGGGAAAGCGTGGCCAGGGAATTTGA